From the Desulfosalsimonas propionicica genome, the window CCCGGCTTGAGGAGGGATTCCGGGATAGACAACTATTGATTGATTAGATAACACATTAATTGTTTTATATTTCTAACTGAATGCACCAAAAAATAACCGCCTCTGGCCCCATGCCAAAAAATACGGCGGATATCAGCCTATGCGGCTTATTTTTCCGATGAAGTGTCTTTTAAAGAACCGACCCGACTTTTGAGTTCACAGGCAAAGTCACCGGTTCTGGCCCGGCATTTTTCCGGCTGATAGCCGCAAAGCCGGTATTCTTCAAAATGCTGAAGCCAGTTTTCCCCTGCCCGGGGACACTGCTGAATAAAGGCCATAAAATCCGTAAAACTTTCAAGTGTCGAAGTGCTGAGCGCATGTTCCATCCTGCAGGCTTCCTCGTCGGCCATCTGCGGCTCAACCTGCAAAATATCGGTTAAAAACTGATATAAGATCCCATGCCGTCGCCGCATTTCCTTTCCCACGGCCAGGCCGTTGGCGGTCAATTCAACATATTCATACTTTTCATAATGAACCAGGCCCCGTTTGCTCAACGTTTTGAGCATACTGGTAACAGTGGGCATCTTTACGTCCAGCCGACCGGCAATATCTTTGACCCGGACCACTTTTTTCTCAGCGGCCAAATCGAAAATGGCTTCCAGATAATCTTCCATCACCGGTGTCAACGGTTTATCCTTTGTATCCGGTTTTTGGGGCTCATTCATTTGAGAGCTCTCATTAAATTTTGCTTCTCTAACTTTTATTAAAAATTAACTACGCTATCGTGAAAACTTTGTCAAGATTTTTTATCGTTTTTTTTACCGGGCTGGATTTGTGTATCCAGCCCGGGATTTTTGCAGATCTTTAGGTTTTCAGGATATTGTCCTTTAGCTGGGCAATCTGGATGCCCAGGCCGATGCACTGCTTGCCCATCATGCAGGTCTCTGCATCCTCGGGTTCGAGAAAGGTTTTGAGCTCATGCTGGTCTTTTTTCAAATCCACGACCCAGGCCTTGTTTTCCTGGTCATAATCCACTGTTACATCAATGCCGCATTCGCCGATATCCGGGTAAATCTCTTTGATTTTTTCGCAAAGCGCTTCCTTGTCAGCCATATAGCCTCTCCTTTGGGTCCGGTGGGTTAAAATTCATTCGTACTGGTTTTCTTATAAACTATTTCCACTCGTGGAGACTGTCAAACCGGAAGCTTGACTTAAGTCAATGCAGGACCCCGGCAAATACCTTAAAAAGGAGACAAACAATTTACGCAATCCCAATGGATGCTTAATTTGAGATCAGACGTGAACCAGGCGCTGCATATGAATCCAGGGCCGGCAAAAAGGAGGAGCATAGAATGAAATGCCCAGGACAGGACAGCAGATATTGGAAACCGGGCGCCATTTTTGAAACCGAGTGCCCGGAATGCAAAAAGCCGGTGGAATTTTTCAAGGATGATACCATGCGCAAATGCGGTCACTGCGGTCACCGGTTTGTCAATCCGAACATGGACTTCGGGTGCGCGGCCTATTGCAAGTTCGCAGACCAGTGTCTCGGCGAGCTGCCCCCGGAACTGCTGGCCCAGCGCCAGGAGCTGATGAAGGACCGGATTGCCGTGGAAATGAAAAAATATTTCAGGCAGGACTTCAAGCGCATCGGACATGCCACCCGGGTGGCCCGGCATGCCGAAGCCATCGCCGGCCGGGAGGGCGGGGATATGGCGGTGATTCTGGCAGCCGCATACCTGCATGATATCGGCATTCCAGAGGCGGAAAAAAAGCATGGCAGCAGCGCTGCCCGCTATCAGGAGGAAGAAGGCCCTCGGGTTGCCAGACAGATCATGGAGGATGTGGGCGCGGCAGATGCCATGATCGACGAGGTCTGCGACATCATCGGCCACCACCACCATCCCCGGGAAAATGAGACATTGAACTTCAGGGTCCTCTATGATGCGGACCTGATCGCCAACCTGGAGGATTCGGCAAAAAGCAAAGAACCGGACAAAGCCCACATGGAAAAGGTTATCAGCCGGCAGTTTCTAACACAAGCCGGCCAAAAGCGGGCAAAAGAGATTTTTTTGAATTAACTTCAAATTTTTACAAATAACAAAAAAATGACAGAATCGGAAGAAGCTTTTTATTCCGCCTGGCATTTTTGCAGGAAGGAAGCCCTGCGGTCGGGGTCAGTTTTTTCGCTCCTGATCGTTTACGGATTCAGCCAATGCCTTCGCTAAAATTTCAAAAACTCGGCCTGTCGGCCTCAAACAATTTGAAATTTTTACGCTCCGGCATTTGCTGAATTTTTCCGTAAACGCTCAATGTCGCTTCAAAAACCGACCTCGCTCTTGGGCTTCCTTGGAAGCGTTCTTCCCGGCCCAAACCCCGGGATCAAACTATAACAGCACCTTTTTTTGGAAGTTACTTAGAAACTTTTTACCAAACCATCAAAGCGTATTCATCGGAGAAAATAATGAAAACCCTGCGAAAAATCATAGAAATCAACGAGGATCTCTGCGACGGCTGCGGCCAGTGCGTTGTTGCCTGTGCCGAAGGCGCCATTGCGATCATCGACGGCAAGGCCAAGGTCATTTCCGAGAATCTGTGCGACGGCCTTGGGGCCTGCATGGGTGAATGCCCCACCGGCGCCCTGAAAATCGTGGAACGCGAAGCCGAGGAGTTTGACGAGGAAGCCGTGGAAAAACATCTGGAAAATCTTCAGCAAACCGGGTCTGAAACAAACGAAACCCAGCCGGAATTGGCCTGCGGATGCCCGTCCCGGCAAGTGCAGATTTTCGAGGATTCCGGTCAAGGTGCCCGAAGCGTTCAAGGAGATCAGAGCCCGGATTCCGCCCTTTCCCACTGGCCGGTGCAAATCCGCCTGGTGCCCGCCAATGCAAAATTTTTAAAAGGCGCTGACCTGCTGGTGCTCGCAGACTGCGTGGCCGTGGCCTACCCGGACCTGCACAGGGATCTGCTGCAGGGGAAAGCAGTAATGATGGGATGTCCCAAGTTCGACGATATTGACAGCTATACGGAAAAATTTGCAGACGTATTCAAACAGGCGGGCATCCGGTCGGTGACCACGGTGACCATGGAAGTGCCGTGCTGCAGCGGACTGCCCCAGGTGGTCAGAAAAGGCATGGAAGCCGCGGACACACAGGTGCCCCACAAGCAGATCGTGATCAGCACAAAGGGAAAAATCCTGAAAGAAACCGCAGCATAATTTCCGGGTCGGCGGTGCGGTTACTGCCGTACCGCCGGATTCACCGACAGGACCGGACACGGTGCCCGGCGAACCACCCGGTCGGTGGTGGATCCCACAAGCAGGTTTTCAACCATGCCGTGAC encodes:
- a CDS encoding metal-dependent transcriptional regulator yields the protein MNEPQKPDTKDKPLTPVMEDYLEAIFDLAAEKKVVRVKDIAGRLDVKMPTVTSMLKTLSKRGLVHYEKYEYVELTANGLAVGKEMRRRHGILYQFLTDILQVEPQMADEEACRMEHALSTSTLESFTDFMAFIQQCPRAGENWLQHFEEYRLCGYQPEKCRARTGDFACELKSRVGSLKDTSSEK
- a CDS encoding HD domain-containing protein: MKCPGQDSRYWKPGAIFETECPECKKPVEFFKDDTMRKCGHCGHRFVNPNMDFGCAAYCKFADQCLGELPPELLAQRQELMKDRIAVEMKKYFRQDFKRIGHATRVARHAEAIAGREGGDMAVILAAAYLHDIGIPEAEKKHGSSAARYQEEEGPRVARQIMEDVGAADAMIDEVCDIIGHHHHPRENETLNFRVLYDADLIANLEDSAKSKEPDKAHMEKVISRQFLTQAGQKRAKEIFLN
- a CDS encoding ATP-binding protein, which translates into the protein MKTLRKIIEINEDLCDGCGQCVVACAEGAIAIIDGKAKVISENLCDGLGACMGECPTGALKIVEREAEEFDEEAVEKHLENLQQTGSETNETQPELACGCPSRQVQIFEDSGQGARSVQGDQSPDSALSHWPVQIRLVPANAKFLKGADLLVLADCVAVAYPDLHRDLLQGKAVMMGCPKFDDIDSYTEKFADVFKQAGIRSVTTVTMEVPCCSGLPQVVRKGMEAADTQVPHKQIVISTKGKILKETAA